In a single window of the Polynucleobacter sp. MWH-UH24A genome:
- the ubiG gene encoding bifunctional 2-polyprenyl-6-hydroxyphenol methylase/3-demethylubiquinol 3-O-methyltransferase UbiG, with protein MSNVDHSEIDKFSALAHRWWDPTSEFKPLHAINPLRLGWIQSITNLQGKRILDVGCGGGILAESLSKAGATVTGIDLSSKALKVAELHQLESGTSVRYLTISAEDLAKEESQSYDVVTCMEMLEHVPDPSSVVQACAKLCKPGGHIFFSTLNRNPKSYLFAIIGAEYILQLLPKGTHQYEKFIKPSELAQFTRATGLEVIELKGMTYNPITQIYRLGSDTDVNYMMATHKPQ; from the coding sequence ATGAGCAATGTCGACCACAGTGAGATTGATAAATTTAGTGCCCTAGCGCATCGCTGGTGGGATCCGACTAGCGAATTCAAACCCCTGCATGCCATCAATCCCCTGCGGCTCGGCTGGATTCAATCGATTACCAATTTACAAGGCAAACGAATACTTGATGTGGGATGCGGCGGTGGGATACTTGCTGAGTCGCTCTCTAAAGCAGGAGCGACCGTAACTGGCATTGATTTATCAAGCAAGGCCCTTAAAGTTGCTGAGTTACACCAGCTTGAAAGTGGCACCTCTGTTCGTTATCTAACGATTTCGGCCGAAGACTTGGCAAAGGAAGAATCCCAATCGTATGATGTAGTTACTTGCATGGAGATGTTGGAGCATGTTCCCGATCCATCTTCAGTAGTTCAAGCATGTGCAAAGCTATGCAAACCCGGTGGGCATATTTTCTTTTCCACCCTTAATCGCAATCCAAAGTCCTACCTTTTTGCCATTATTGGCGCGGAGTATATTTTGCAACTGCTTCCAAAAGGTACCCACCAATATGAAAAATTTATTAAGCCGTCCGAGTTGGCTCAATTTACTCGGGCAACTGGTTTGGAAGTCATCGAGCTCAAGGGGATGACCTACAACCCCATCACACAAATTTATCGCTTAGGCAGCGATACGGATGTGAACTATATGATGGCAACCCATAAGCCACAATGA